Proteins co-encoded in one Polyangiaceae bacterium genomic window:
- a CDS encoding glycoside hydrolase family 75 protein, whose product MDIDCDGYATAECNENTDPWYQDATSMGDHIAASVLPYVVIPSPSGRFDYRDWGIELGAVVAVIYEGQVRYGAFVDTGPEGIIGEASYAMADLFGINPDPATGGTAGPVTYIVFTDSSAVVPAEDINDHSVAESLGASAARTVVDNN is encoded by the coding sequence ATGGACATCGACTGCGATGGCTATGCCACCGCCGAGTGCAACGAGAACACCGACCCCTGGTATCAAGACGCGACGAGCATGGGGGACCACATCGCGGCGAGCGTGTTGCCCTATGTGGTGATTCCTTCGCCTAGCGGGCGCTTTGATTATCGCGACTGGGGGATCGAGCTCGGCGCCGTGGTCGCGGTGATCTACGAGGGACAAGTGCGCTACGGCGCGTTCGTCGACACGGGACCCGAGGGCATCATCGGGGAGGCTTCGTATGCGATGGCGGACTTGTTCGGCATCAATCCGGATCCCGCCACAGGGGGCACAGCTGGGCCGGTGACGTATATCGTGTTCACCGATTCGTCCGCGGTGGTGCCCGCAGAGGACATCAACGATCACTCCGTTGCCGAGTCGCTTGGCGCGTCCGCCGCTCGCACCGTCGTCGACAACAACTGA
- a CDS encoding aspartate kinase → MALVVQKFGGTSVGSLERMANVAERAIKTAAEGNQVVMIVSAMAGETNRLLGLAGDITDVPDARELDVLASTGEQVSAALVAMTLQKLGHPAQSLLGSQIRIRTDGAFTKARILEIEGSKLLDTVNGGKIAVVAGFQGIDDHGNINTLGRGGSDTTAVAIAAAIKADVCEIYTDVDGVYTTDPNICPKAKKIERISFEEMLELASLGAKVLQIRSVEVGMKYGVPIHVRSSFSDRTGTIVTGEEGLEKVVVTGIAYDKSEAKVQMINVPDRPGVVANVFGMLAEKNVSVDMIIQSPSRESGSTTDVTFTVPKADLARTKENIEECARSIGGAAIEYDPDIVKVSIVGLGMRSHAGVASRMFQILAAEGINIQAISTSEIKVSCLMASKYTELAVRALHTGFGLDKEPTEETIS, encoded by the coding sequence GTGGCACTGGTCGTTCAGAAGTTTGGCGGCACCTCGGTTGGCTCTCTCGAGCGCATGGCGAACGTGGCTGAGCGCGCGATCAAGACGGCGGCGGAAGGCAATCAAGTCGTGATGATCGTCTCCGCGATGGCCGGTGAGACGAATCGCCTGCTGGGCCTCGCTGGGGACATCACTGACGTTCCCGATGCTCGGGAACTCGACGTGCTGGCTTCCACCGGCGAGCAGGTGAGCGCCGCCCTGGTGGCCATGACCCTGCAGAAGCTCGGCCATCCGGCGCAGAGCTTGCTCGGCTCCCAAATCCGGATCCGCACGGACGGTGCCTTCACCAAGGCCCGCATCCTCGAGATCGAAGGCTCGAAGCTCTTGGACACGGTCAACGGCGGCAAGATCGCGGTGGTCGCGGGGTTCCAAGGCATCGACGACCACGGCAACATCAACACCCTAGGTCGTGGTGGCTCAGACACCACCGCCGTGGCCATCGCAGCGGCCATCAAGGCCGATGTGTGCGAGATCTACACCGACGTAGACGGTGTCTACACGACTGACCCAAACATCTGTCCCAAGGCCAAGAAGATCGAGCGCATCAGCTTCGAGGAGATGCTGGAACTAGCCAGCCTCGGCGCGAAGGTGCTGCAGATCCGCTCGGTCGAAGTGGGCATGAAATACGGAGTACCGATCCACGTGCGCTCATCATTTTCAGATCGCACCGGCACGATCGTGACCGGTGAAGAAGGCTTGGAGAAGGTGGTCGTCACCGGCATCGCTTACGACAAGAGCGAAGCCAAGGTGCAGATGATCAACGTGCCCGACCGCCCTGGGGTGGTGGCCAACGTCTTCGGCATGCTGGCCGAGAAGAACGTGTCGGTTGACATGATCATTCAGAGCCCTTCCCGTGAGAGCGGCAGCACCACCGACGTGACCTTCACGGTGCCGAAGGCTGACTTGGCCCGCACCAAGGAGAACATCGAAGAGTGCGCTCGCTCCATCGGCGGCGCGGCCATCGAGTACGACCCAGACATCGTGAAGGTGTCCATCGTCGGGCTCGGTATGCGCTCCCATGCTGGCGTGGCTTCACGCATGTTCCAGATCCTCGCGGCAGAGGGCATCAACATCCAGGCCATCAGCACCAGCGAGATCAAGGTCAGCTGCCTGATGGCGAGCAAGTACACGGAGCTCGCGGTGCGGGCGCTGCATACCGGCTTCGGGCTCGACAAAGAGCCAACCGAAGAGACCATCAGCTGA